From the Psychrobacter sp. P11F6 genome, the window TCACGGCTGCCAAACTCACCCAAATGCGCCGTACCAATATTTAAAATACACGCGACATCTGGCTTTACAATCTCGGTAGTATAAGCAATTTCGCCAATATGGTTTGCGCCAAGCTCTAGAATGGCATAACGATGGTGGTCGGATAATTCGAGCAACATCATCGGCACACCCAAATCGTTATTTAGGTTACCACGGGTAATCAATGTCGGTGCCAATCTGCCAAAGATACTACCAAGCATTTCTTTGCATGTGGTCTTACCGCTAGAGCCAGTAATAGCAATGACGGTTAAATTTTGATGCTGTTGACGACGATACGCAGCCAATTGTCCTAGCGCCAAACGGGTGTCGCTCACCACTAACTGCGGAATGCTATTTGCATCAGCCGTAGCAATAGGGCGAGCGACGATAGCCGCAACCGCACCTTGCGCGATGGCAGTATCGATATAATCGTGACCATCAAAATTATCACCCGATAACGCTAAAAATATATCACCAGGTTTTATCGTACGGGTATCGGTGGCGATACGAGTGCTCATTACATCATTTACTGAATTGTTTTCTGAGTCGGATTGCCCCTCACTCAGCTGCCAATGCCCATCGAGTGCTGCGGTTGCTGCGAGCAGATTGTCTGCTTGCCAAACATACAGCCCTTGCGACTGAATGCTGTTATCGTTGTCGGCTGTCATAATGATTACCTTATATATGATGACTACTTATTTATTTTTTATAGTTAACGACTAGGGCGTGTCCTCAATTCAATCGATTATTATCTAAATGGACTAAAAATGGCTAAATTTTGCCAAACATCGTCAACTAGCTTATTAATATCTCGATATTATTTGCGCTACTTTCCTTGTTTGACGGCAATTTATCTCATTTTTATTACCATTTTTAAAATGAGGACACGCCCTAATACTTTTTAGATAGCATGAAAAACTGACTGTAAGCGCTATTATTTATTTATAAATGCTATACACGCCCTGCTTGTTTTAAGGCGTTTTGCAAAATAACACTGTCGTCAAAATCATAACGAACATGGTTAATTTCTTGATAGGTTTCATGACCCTTGCCAGCGATCACGACGATATCATCAGCTGCTGCTTGATTGACCGCATACTCAATCGCTGCTTGGCGCGCAGGTTCGATATGGGTACGCTGATATTGCTCACTCGTCATGCCCGCTTGCATATCTTGCAAAATGATATTGGGATCTTCGGTGCGTGGATTGTCTGCCGTTAACACGACTTTATCCGCGCCTGCCAATCCTGCTTGCGCCATCAAAGGACGTTTGCCCGCATCACGGTCGCCACCGCAGCCAAACACTGCCCATAGTTGGCCTTTACAATGGGTCTTTAGGCTGGCAAGCACTTGGCTTAAGGCATCTGGCGTATGCGCATAATCAACGATAAAGCAGCCATCATTAGACGGCACACGCTGCATACGTCCAACCGCACCTTGTAGCTGCGGCACCACTGCGGCAATACGCTCAAGGCTAATGCCTAAAGCGACGGCAGCTGCCATTGCGGCAAGCAAATTGGCAACATTAAAGCGCCCCAATAATGGGCTGACGATACCTAAATGATTAACTTCGCCATCGCCTAAATCAGTACGTAGCGTAATCTCGACACCTTTTAAGCTTGGTTTGATTTCAGCCGCAACAAAGGTCGCAGATTTTGATGGTTCTAAACTGTACGTCCAGACCGTTAAATCACTGGCATGTGCGGTGTCGAGCATAATCTGGGCATGTTCATCATCGATATTGATAATGGCATGGGTTAAATCTGGAAAATGCGCTTTATCAAACAGTTTAGCTTTTGTTGCTGCATACTCTGCCATATCGGCATGATAGTCTAAGTGGTCACGGCTAAGATTGGTATAAATCGCAACCGACACTGGCATACCTTGTAAACGCTGCTGATCCAAACCATGTGAGCTGGCTTCCAATGCCAATAATTCAGCATTCTCTGTACCCATTTGATATAAAAATTGCTGAACCGCTAAGGCATCGCCCGTGGTATGGCTCGCTTGCACCAAAGCACCAAGCCTGCCATTACCTGCTGTGCCCATGACTGCGCTGCTCATACCTGTCAGCTGCGTCAATTGCGCCACCAATTGACTGATAGTCGTTTTGCCATTGGTGCCCGTCACTGCGACCACCGTTGGCAAGGTCACGGGCTGCTGATATTGCAAACGTGCTTGAATGAGCGTTCCTAAAAAATCACGAATATTGGGCACGTATAAAACAGGGCAAGGCAGTGCTGCTAATTGCCGCTGTGCTTTAGCAGTACTATCATTCGATAAAGTGATATCGGCATGATTTGATACACTAGTCGTGTTAAGCAAAGCCGTAGGATCTATTTCTGATAGGATAAAAGCCGCATTTTCAGCGGCTTGATAGAGGTAGTCGCGACTTTTTTGACAGTTTGGTATGTGGCTTTTTAATAACACAAACACATCGTTCGGCTCTAGCTGACGACTGTCTAAACGAAACTGCAGGAATGGAATATCAAGAAACGAATTCATTGGTTTTGAATCCGCTCCAATCAATGTCGTCTGAGTCGATAGTTTTTGCAATGCCTGCTCTATACCTACACCATGCCTGCTATTGCTACTACTAGATTCAGTCAGCTGCTGCAAGGTGACTGGGGTAATGCTTGGCGACGAGGGTGACAGGGTCATTGGCAAATCCTATACGGTTAAAACACATCAAATAGTTAAAAACTAAGTATTAAAAAAAAGACCTCTACGACTACTGAGCGATCGTTTTTAACGGTTTATCTAAGGGTACATTGTATAAACGCAGCGCCTCTTTCATGACATTATGAAAGACTGGCGCGACTGTTAAACCAGCATAAATCTGAACACGTGGGTCTTCGATGAGCATCACACCTACTAATCTTGGGTTAGATGCGGGCGCAATACCAGCAAAAACGTTACGGTATTGATCCGTATAGTAGCCACCTTTTGGATTAACACGGCGCGATGTCCCTGTTTTACCAGCGACGCGATAACCATCAATCGCAGCACCTTTAGCCGTACCACCCGGTTCGGTGACACTTTCCATCATTTGTACGATAGACATCGCTTGCTCGTGTGCCATGATACGCTTGCTTGGCTGTAGCTTGTCATCTTTAGTGAGGGTCAATGGATGCATCACACCGCCTGCCGCCAGCGCTGAATAAGCCTGCGCAACCTGCGCTAGAGTTGCTTCCAAACCATAACCATAACTGAGCGTAGCACGACGTGACGTTTCTTTTTCTTTTGGTGTGACAACCAGCCCACTACCTTCCCCTGGGAACTGTAGTGGTGTCTTTGAACCAAAACCAAATTGCCGTTGCATATTGGTAATGGCATCAGGCGGTAGCGACAAAGCAATCTTAGTCGAGGCGACGTTACTAGACTTCTGCAGTAACGTGCCCATATTAATCATACCTAGATTGTTATGATCACGAATGGTATAACCACGGACACGAATAGAGCCAGGATTGGTATCGATTAAGGTAGTGGCAGTGTATTTTCCTGAATCAAGTGCCGCTGCAACCGTAAAGGGTTTCATCACCGAACCAGGTTCGAAGACATCGAGCAGCGCACGGTTACGTTGGTTTTCACCGGTCATCTCATTCAGGTTATTAGAATTAAAGGATGGCCATGTTGACAAGGCAAGCACTTCACCCGTTTGCACATCAACAATCATGCCTGTTGACCAGCGCGCTTTTTGCAAACGCCCTGCTTTCTCTAGTTCTTTATAAAGCAAATACTGCAGGCGCGAATCAATGGTCAACGCCACATCTTTACCTGGTATTTCTGGTTCAATCTGTTTAATTTCTTTTAAACTGTTTTGTTTGGCATCTTTTAGCACCAACACTTTACCATCATCACCTGCCAGCTCAGTTTCATATTGGCGTTCGATACCAGCACGACCTTCGTAACCACCTTCAGGATCACTGACATTTTGCCCCATAAAGCCCAATAGCTGCGAGTTTGGTTGTGGCTGCGGGTAATAACGTTGGAAAAAGTTTTTTTCATAGACGCCAGGAAAATCAAGGGTGCTGACACTTTGGGCAATCTCAGGCGTTACTTTATTCAGTAGCGGCAAATAGTGCGAGCCTGCACCCGATGGCAGCGCTGCTTTAACTGCTGCTTCATCGGTTACATCAATACTATCGTCGATAGCGGTAACTTTTTTCAGCTCAGTGACCGAAATATTGGCAGCAGCCGCAAGCGTGGTCAGATCCATATTATCCAAACGCTTTTGCATACGCGCAACCAGCTGTGGACTCTCAGGATTGGTGATAATAATACGCTTAAGCTCGTAATATTCGCGCGCGTAATCATGCGGACTAAAGGAGACCGTCGCCAGTGGTGCACTGACTGCAAGTGGCAAATTATTGCGATCGGTAATCATACCGCGATAGGATTTTTGCGTGCGCACGCTAGTGATAAGCTCATCACCTTTGTCTTGATAAAACTGGGCATTGGCAACTTGTAAATAATAAGCACGGGCTATCAGCAAACCCAAGATAACCAATGCAATGACCCAAATAGTACGGAAACGGTTTTTGTCTTGCTCAAAACCGCCGCGAGAGGAAGCGCCAGACGCTTTACCCAAAAATCCTCTTTTATTTTTCAGGTTTTTGACACTGGTATAAGCGCCTTGCTCTTCATTCTTTTTCAATCGATCAAACAATTTAGTCTTACGGTTGCCAGAGGATTTTTTTTCAGCCGTACTGCCTGTTTGTCCCGATTTGGCTGCACTGGCAGGACGTAAGGGCTTAGTCACCTTACCGCTAGTTGGCTTTTTATTCGCATTTTTCGCGGTCGTTTTACCACTATTGGCATTAGGTTTTTTATCACTCATTGTCCTGCCTCCGCTACCGTGGCATCGGTGATAGGAGCGTCAGGCGATATATCCGTAGCAGCTCGTGGTTCGATAACGTCAGACTTATCCTCATCTGAGTCAGTATCGACGACTGGCACCTGTGCTGTGGCAACACCCGGCTGGATAATGAGTTTATCTTTTAGCGTCGGTGAAAACATACCCAGTTCAGCCACCGCACGGCTAGCAATTTGCGGCGTCGCACTAAAAGTCTGCTGTTCAATGAGCAAACGCTGATGTTCGACTTGCAGATTACGCTCTTGTTTTTTCATGTCTTGCAAGGTTTTATAATCCTGATGATATTGCTGAACACCTTCGGCTGTTTTAATACCGCTCCACACAATCGCTACTGCTAACAGCAATAGCACCACTACATAGATACTAACCACATTAAATCGGCGCACAAATAGCTCGCCGATATCGGTGTTATGCGGCATTGCAGCACGACGGTTTGCGGGTTTGTCAGATATTGCCATGACGCTCTCAAAAAGTGGACTTCAAGTATGAAAATTGGCAACTGTTTTAGAGCGGTAAGACGCTTTGTACAGCACCATCAATAAAGTAAAACCAAACGAAAAAGGAACAGCCGAGCCTAGCAGATAATGTTTACAGATTTTTAACAGCCGCGTAAGTATTCAGACTCTCTATCCTACTTAATTGCCAGCAACCAATCACCAGCAACTCAGCCAAACACCCTCTCTATAACATCACGCTACCTGTGTTATTGCTCAACACTTGGTAGATAGTCGGTATCAGTACGAGTCGCCATGCGCAACCACGCACTACGCGCGCGTGGATTTTGACTGGTTTCAGCTTTGCTTGGACCCACGCGTTTAGGCTTGCTAAAGTAGCGTGGACGATTGGGCGGCATCGGCAAATTCTCATCCTCTGGATATTGCCCTTTGCTATGACGCTGCAAAAACTGCTTGATACGGCGATCTTCTAATGAGTGAAAACTAATCACTGCTAGCTGCCCGCCTGCTTTCAAAATCGGAATGCTTTGTTCTAAAAAGTCGTCAACATCGCCAAGCTCATTGTTAATAAAAATGCGCATCGCCTGAAAGCTCTGAGTCGCTGGATGCTTACCACGCTGCCAATTAGGATGCGCCACTTTAATCACTTCAGCCAATGCCAAAGTAGAGTCATAACTGTCCATCTGCTTAATAGCACGGGCGATACGGCGACTATGACGCTCTTCGCCAAAATCATAAAGCACATTGGCCAAGGTTTCATCATCGACTTTTTCTAGCCACTCAGCGACCGACTGCCCACGACTGGTGTCCATACGCATATCGACCGCACCGTCACGCATAAAACTAAAACCACGACTGCCATCATCAATTTGCGGCGATGAGATACCCAAATCTGCCATTAAGCCATCAACTTGAGTGATTCCCATTGCCGTTAGACTATCCGTCAACGTCGCAAAACTATCGTGCACCACTTTTACGCGACTATCGGTCTTTGCCAATTCACGCGCGACGCTAATCGCCGTTGGATCTTTATCAAAAACAATCAAGGTTGCATCATCGGCCAACTGACTTAATAATAATCGACTATGACCACCACGCCCGAAGGTAGCATCAACGTAGACGCCACTCATCTGCAAGCTATTTTGGTTGTCACTGCTTTGTTCTGCATCGTCTGTTTGCTTAGGTAGCGCTTTGACACCCAGCACTGCTGCAACGGTTTCTTGTAACAGCACCGCATCATGGACAAAGCTCAATTCATCAGAGTTGGCTTTATCCGTGACAGACTCTTGATTCAGCTGATTAGTAGAGTCACTCTCTACCACAAAATCGTTTTCTACAGCAGACAGCTCAGCCACTGATGCAGCATTAACAGTGGCTAAAGAAGAATTCATTTTAGAATCTTGCTTAGTATTCGGCGTATTTTTTGGCTTATTATTCAATATGGACACAAACGACTCAGTAGATGACGACCATTTTGGTCAGTAAGAGTGAAAAATCAGATGAAAATAAACAAGTTATGACTTGTCTAACATTATTATCGCAAGGATACACGGGTAGTCAAGCGCTAGACGGGCATTTCGTTAAAAATATTCCATCTCTCTGTTATACTAGCGCTATATTTTACGCTATTTTTCTACATTGACGGCTATTGTTTGTGCCGTATTTTTTATTCAAACTTGTCATTCATATTTATCATTAGCATTTTTAACTGCTATTTTTTTCATTTTTCACAGCCATATTCATTAACTAGCCTATTCTGAGAATTTTATGATGCAATCATCGACTTCAACTAACAGCACGCGCCCTGTCCGCACCCGCATTGCGCCATCGCCTACTGGCTTTCCGCATGTCGGCACCGCTTATATTGCCCTATTCAATTTAGCTTTTGCTAAAGCCCACGGCGGCGAATTTATTTTACGTATCGAAGATACGGATCAAACGCGCTCAACCGAACAATCTGAAAAAATGATTTTGGATGCGCTGCGCTGGGTCGGTCTCGACTGGGCGGAAGGTCCAGATATTGGAGGCCCGCATGCGCCTTATCGTCAGAGCGAGCGTAGTGATATTTATAAAAAGCACGCCGAACAGCTCATAGAAAACGATCATGCATTCCGCTGCTTTTGTACCAGCGAAGAGCTCGATGCCATGCGAGCTGCGCAAATGGCCAATGGTGAAACGCCACGTTATGACGGTCGCTGTGCCCATTTAGCACCTGAGAAAACTGCGCAATTGGTCAGTGAGGGCAAACCGCATGTCATTCGTATGCGTGTGCCTACCGAAGGCGTCTGTCAAGTACATGACATGTTACGCGGTACGGTTGAGATTCCTTGGACACAAGTCGACATGCAAGTGCTGCTAAAAACCGACGGCATGCCGACTTATCATTTAGCCAACGTTGTCGATGACCATTTGATGGACATCAGCCATGTGCTACGCGGTGAAGAGTGGCTTAACTCTGCGCCCAAGCATCAGCTGCTCTATGAGTATTTTGGTTGGGAGATGCCTGTACTTTGCCATATGCCACTGCTGCGTAACCCAGATAAATCAAAACTGTCTAAGCGTAAAAACCCAACCTCTATCACTTACTATCGTGATGCTGGTGTGCTCCCTGAAGCGTTGCTCAACTACCTCGGTCGTATGGGCTACTCGATGCCTGACGAAGCTGAGCAATTTACCTTAGAAGAGATGATTGCCAGCTTTGATATCCAGCGTGTGTCGCTCGGCGGCCCTATCTTTGATATCGAAAAACTGAACTGGCTCAACGCAGAATGGTTACGTGCATTAACGCCTGAAGAGCTAAAAAATAAAATACTCGATTGGGCAAGTAATAGCGATAAATTAACTGCTATCGCAGCGGCGATTCAGCCTCGTATTGAGCTGTTATCTGATGCAGTTAATTGGGGTGGTTTCTATTTCCAGAACTTACCTAATATCAATGCTGAGAGCTTTACCCATAAATCACTCACCCCTGAGCAAATTACTGAGATGCTGCAACTGGCGCTTTGGCAGCTAGAAACCTTACCAACGTGGTCAGAAGAAAATATCTACGCCACCTTAAAAGGTCTTGCCGCTCACCTCGATATTAAGATGCGTGACTTTATGGCACCGTTCTTTATCGCTATCGCTGGCAGCACGTCATCAACGCCAGTCATGAACTCTATGGCAATTATCGGCGCTGATATGACCTTGACTCGCTTGCGCCATGCAGTTGACGTGCTTGGCGGTTTGGGTAAAAAGAAACTAAAAAAACTTGAGAAACAAGCGGCAGAGTTGCCAGATTTTTGTCTGCTGAATAATTTAGAAGCTGAATAACTCATCTACTAAACAATCGATTAGCTGAAATTTATGAATTTAGAAGGGTCAGCCCAGTTCTGACCCTTTTTTTGTCACTAATAGGTACTACTACCCTTCAACTATTAAATATCCTTTATCAAACCTTTTAATTGGAACTAAACATGGACGCCAAAACCGTCACGATAGAAAGCAAAGATTATGTCTTTAACACGCTCAAAGAAGCGCAGAAATACTATGATGCCATCGTAAAAGAGCTTTATAATGCAAAACTTACCCTGACAAAGGGTCAGGACTTTGAAGATTTAAAGTGGATATACACCACTTACTGCAGTTATACCAATCATAATGTCGATCGATTGAAAGAATCTGACATCGTTGGCTTTAAAGGAATCAGCACAGTACAACAAAAAGGGGGGCAATATATCCCCACAGAATGTTGTGCCATTATTTTTTCAGATGGCAGTTCTAAGTGTACAGAAGAAGAATTCTTTACCGATAAAGCCATTAAAGAGATTGCCATCAAGCAAAATCCACGCTAATTTGGGCTTATTAAGTAGCTAAAATAGCTTTAAACGCTTTTTTTCAAATATTTATGCATTATTTTTAAAATAGTAGTTGACAGGACTGCCGGTCTTGCATAAAATACGCACACTCTTAGCGAGGGGCTATAGCTCAGTTGGTAGAGCACTTGCATGGCATGCAAGGGGTCAACGGTTCGACTCCGTTTAGCTCCACCATACTATTTATTGCAACGCTCAGTACTACTGAAACGTAACCATAAATACTCGCTAGTAGGACGATATCAGCACCTAGGCAATGCTTATTTATTAAGCTATCTGATATTGTGAAGTACCGTTGTAACCATTGGTTATAACACTCTATGCGTCCCCATCGTCTAGAGGCCTAGGACACCGCCCTTTCACGGCGGTAACGGGGGTTCGAATCCCCCTGGGGACGCCACTATTCGGCGTCACTTATTAGCACTTTTGCTTAACACCTTTAAGCATCAGGTTAGACTAATAAGCGAACAATAAAAAATCCCAGTCATCATACGGTGACTGGGATTTTTTATGTCTGTTGGTTTTGTTATATCCAGTTCATTATGGTTTGGATAAGCTGAAGTTAGTATATCAACGATCATAATAAGAGACAAACTCTCTAATCGCCCAGCCCCAATGCCTGTACTCGCCCTTGTAGTAGCCTTCTAAATATACCCACGGGCGGTTTTTATTATCATAAGTGGTATCTGTGACATATACCTCGCGATCATTACGCAGCTTATTAATAATCTTGCCATTAGGTTCATCGCGGATGTTTAATGGAGTACCCGTCGGATCCGTTACTTTGCAAACTCTCTCGGCATGCGCGGCATTTATCCCAACTGTCGTAGCCAAAACAGATACAGCAACGGTGTAAGCCAAACGTTTCATCTCAAATCCTTATTATCAACAAATGTCTCATTAATCTCTGATATATTATCAGAGTTCACATTACGGTATTTGCGATTTTATAAGATATTTACGTTTTATTGATTTTGATAAAGACTGAAGCCATAACCTGCTTTATAGTTTTTAATATCATTATTTATTGAATGATTTATTCTATTGCCAACCCTTACGATCCTCGCTACCATCAATCCTATAAGAATTTTATAGAATGTATAAATACTTTATAACGTACAAATTTTTAGGCTTAACACAAGGACGTTTTAACCATGTTCGGGATTGAGAACTATCTAGGGTTTATCATGGCAGCTATTTTGTTAAACCTGACCCCAGGCACAGATAGCATGTACATCATTACCCGTAGTATTTCGCAGGGGCAAACGGCAGGGTTTTATTCTGTTTTGGGTATTACTTCAGGTATTTTGGTGCATACGCTACTGGCTTCGCTAGGATTGTCCGTGTTGCTGGCTAACTCCCCTACGGCATTTATGCTCGTAAAATATATTGGTGCAAGCTATTTGTGCTATCTAGGCGTCAAAATGCTCATAAGTAAACAACAGCCTTTGATAGCCGCGAGTTTGCAGGATGACCAGAAGCCAAAGCCCGTTCAGCCTTTAGATCACTGGCAAATATATAAGCAAGGTGTGCTCACCAATACCTTTAATCCAAAAGTTGCATTATTCTTTTTGGCGTTCTTCCCTCAGTTTATCGATGCCAGTTATGCTTATAGTATGGTGTCGTTCGTCATTTTAGGACTGACCTTTGCTGTCACTGGCTTTATATGGTGCTTGTGCTTAGCATTATTGGCGTCAAAATTCAGTGAAAACTTACGTAAAAACCCCTCTATCGAAGCTATTTTAAACAAGATAAGCGGTGTGGTATTTATTGGCTTGGGAATTAGGCTGTTGACTGAGAAGGGTTGAGTAAATGCGAATCAGAGTATCTAAAGATAGATTTATAAAGCTATACTAACTTCATCGCGGATTAGTTAGGAGAAATGATGAGCATTATTCAGAATGCAATCGATTCAATTCAAATTGGAGTTGAAGATTTTGGAAGTGATGATGGTAGACGTAGTGTTTCTGCTGTGAGAAATATCGCGGCTGGGATTTTATTACTTTACAAAGAAAAGCTTTGTCGATTATCTCCATCTGATAATAAAGAATTGCTGATAAAGCAGAATATTAGGCCTGTGCAAAATGCGAAAGGTGAAATATCTTTTGAAGGCAAAGGTACTAAGACAGTTGATGTCCAGTCCATAAAAGAAAGATTCAAAAGTTTAAACATTACAACAGTAGATTGGGATAGGTTTGATGAAATCAGTAGACTAAGAAACGATTTAGAGCATTATTATACATCCAAATCTCCTGATGCTATCAGAGAAATTATAGCCAAGTCCTTTTTGCTGATTAGAGACTTCCTATCAGAGCATTTGCAAGAAGATCCTCAAGAAATTCTGGGCGATGATTGCTGGACAACTTTACTTGAGGTAAATGATGTTTACTCAGCAGAAGAAAATTCTTGTAAAGCAAGTCTTGATGCAGTCGATTGGAAATATCATTCAGTTGAAATAGCTCTTAAAAACCTTCGTTGTGATAATTGTCACTCTTCATTAATACAAGCTCCACATGCTGAAGATGTTTATCCACTGATTGACCTGCATTGTAAATCATGCGGGGAGGACTTCAGCTTTTATGATGTACTTGAAGAATATATTACAGACTCTTTAGCTGGAGAAGCACATCTAAATATAAAGGATGGCGGCGAATCTCCTTATGACGACTGCCACGAATGCGGAAAAGGCACCTTTATTTACGAAGAGGACTGTTGCGTGGCATGTGGCTATGAAATGGAATACACTGAATGTGAAGTATGCGGAGATGGCCTAAGCTTAGAGGATCAATACAATGAAGGTAAATGTAGTTACTGCCAATATAAATGGGAAAAGTTCATGGCAGAATAAGCTTCCTTAACCTAAAAAAAACATTCAAAAACCAGACACGAAAAAGCCCAGTCATTACGACTGGGCTTTTTTATTCTAAATCCAATCAATTATTACGCTGCGCTCTTACTCTCAGCAGCCAATTGACGTAGTACATAGTGCAATACGCCACCATGACGCACGTACTCGCGCTCTTTTGGCGTCTGGAGCATGACATTGACATCAAAGCTCTCAGATGAACCATCGGCACGTGTGGCCGTGACTTTGGCGGTCTTGCTCTCGCCATTATCTAGACCTGTGATGCTAAGCACTTCAGAGCCGTCTAGATTATAAGTTTCTGCATTTTCACCGTCTTTAAAGGTTAATGGCAACACACCCATACCGACGAGGTTTGAGCGGTGAATACGTTCGAACGAGCTGGTCAATACCGCTTTTACGCCAAGCAAAATCGTCCCTTTCGCTGCCCAGTCACGGCTAGAGCCAGAACCATATTCTGCCCCGCCAAGTACCACGAGCGGACGCTTGTCTTCTTTATACTTCATTGCCGCATCATAGATGGCCATTTCTTCGCCGTCTTGAAGCGTGGCGCTATCGCCTTTGAAGTAATAAGTATAGCCACCCTCTTTGCCAGCCATCATGGTATTTTTGATACGGATATTGGCGAAAGTACCACGTGTCATGACTGCGTCATTACCACGGCGTGAGCCATAGCTATTGAAGTCGGCTTGCATCACACCGCGCTCTTGCAAGTACTTACCTGCTGGCGAATCTGGATCGATATTACCCGCTGGCGAGATATGGTCAGTGGTGATTGAGTCACCGAACAACCCTAAGATGCGTGCGCCTTCGATATCAGGAATACCTTCTGGCTCCATGGTCATTCCATCAAAGAACGGCGGGTTTTTAATATAAGTAGACGCTTCGCTCCACGGATACAACTGGCTATCGGCTGAGCTAATAGCGTTCCATGCGGCACTACCGTCAAACACTTCGCCGTAATTTTTTCGGAACATATCGGCGTCGATATTATTGGCAATCAGCTCATTGATCTCATCTGATGTTGGCCAAATATCTTTTAAGAAGACATCTTTGCCATCTTGATCTTGTCCTAACGGCTGCGTCGTTAAGTCAATATCAACCGTACCTGCCAGCGCATAAGCAACTACGAGTGGTGGTGACGCTAAGTAGCTCGCTTTTACATGTGAGTGAATACGACCTTCAAAATTACGGTTACCTGATAACACGGCAGCAGCGACTAAGTCTTTTTCTTCGATACCTTTTTCAATCGACTCTAAGAGCGGTCCTGAGTTACCGATACAAGTGGTACAACCATAACCCACTAAATAGAAGCCTGTTTTTTCAAGCTCGTCCATTAACTTAGATTTTTCAAGATAATCGGTGACGACTTTCGAACCGGGAGCCAATGAAGTTTTGACCCAAGGCTTGGCTTTTAGACCTTTTGCAGCGGCTTTTTTCGCCACCAAGCCCGCGCCAATCATCACTGCAGGGTTTGAGGTATTGGTACATGAGGTAATCGCTG encodes:
- a CDS encoding UDP-N-acetylmuramoyl-L-alanyl-D-glutamate--2,6-diaminopimelate ligase yields the protein MTLSPSSPSITPVTLQQLTESSSSNSRHGVGIEQALQKLSTQTTLIGADSKPMNSFLDIPFLQFRLDSRQLEPNDVFVLLKSHIPNCQKSRDYLYQAAENAAFILSEIDPTALLNTTSVSNHADITLSNDSTAKAQRQLAALPCPVLYVPNIRDFLGTLIQARLQYQQPVTLPTVVAVTGTNGKTTISQLVAQLTQLTGMSSAVMGTAGNGRLGALVQASHTTGDALAVQQFLYQMGTENAELLALEASSHGLDQQRLQGMPVSVAIYTNLSRDHLDYHADMAEYAATKAKLFDKAHFPDLTHAIINIDDEHAQIMLDTAHASDLTVWTYSLEPSKSATFVAAEIKPSLKGVEITLRTDLGDGEVNHLGIVSPLLGRFNVANLLAAMAAAVALGISLERIAAVVPQLQGAVGRMQRVPSNDGCFIVDYAHTPDALSQVLASLKTHCKGQLWAVFGCGGDRDAGKRPLMAQAGLAGADKVVLTADNPRTEDPNIILQDMQAGMTSEQYQRTHIEPARQAAIEYAVNQAAADDIVVIAGKGHETYQEINHVRYDFDDSVILQNALKQAGRV
- a CDS encoding peptidoglycan D,D-transpeptidase FtsI family protein; amino-acid sequence: MSDKKPNANSGKTTAKNANKKPTSGKVTKPLRPASAAKSGQTGSTAEKKSSGNRKTKLFDRLKKNEEQGAYTSVKNLKNKRGFLGKASGASSRGGFEQDKNRFRTIWVIALVILGLLIARAYYLQVANAQFYQDKGDELITSVRTQKSYRGMITDRNNLPLAVSAPLATVSFSPHDYAREYYELKRIIITNPESPQLVARMQKRLDNMDLTTLAAAANISVTELKKVTAIDDSIDVTDEAAVKAALPSGAGSHYLPLLNKVTPEIAQSVSTLDFPGVYEKNFFQRYYPQPQPNSQLLGFMGQNVSDPEGGYEGRAGIERQYETELAGDDGKVLVLKDAKQNSLKEIKQIEPEIPGKDVALTIDSRLQYLLYKELEKAGRLQKARWSTGMIVDVQTGEVLALSTWPSFNSNNLNEMTGENQRNRALLDVFEPGSVMKPFTVAAALDSGKYTATTLIDTNPGSIRVRGYTIRDHNNLGMINMGTLLQKSSNVASTKIALSLPPDAITNMQRQFGFGSKTPLQFPGEGSGLVVTPKEKETSRRATLSYGYGLEATLAQVAQAYSALAAGGVMHPLTLTKDDKLQPSKRIMAHEQAMSIVQMMESVTEPGGTAKGAAIDGYRVAGKTGTSRRVNPKGGYYTDQYRNVFAGIAPASNPRLVGVMLIEDPRVQIYAGLTVAPVFHNVMKEALRLYNVPLDKPLKTIAQ
- a CDS encoding cell division protein FtsL; amino-acid sequence: MAISDKPANRRAAMPHNTDIGELFVRRFNVVSIYVVVLLLLAVAIVWSGIKTAEGVQQYHQDYKTLQDMKKQERNLQVEHQRLLIEQQTFSATPQIASRAVAELGMFSPTLKDKLIIQPGVATAQVPVVDTDSDEDKSDVIEPRAATDISPDAPITDATVAEAGQ
- the rsmH gene encoding 16S rRNA (cytosine(1402)-N(4))-methyltransferase RsmH encodes the protein MSILNNKPKNTPNTKQDSKMNSSLATVNAASVAELSAVENDFVVESDSTNQLNQESVTDKANSDELSFVHDAVLLQETVAAVLGVKALPKQTDDAEQSSDNQNSLQMSGVYVDATFGRGGHSRLLLSQLADDATLIVFDKDPTAISVARELAKTDSRVKVVHDSFATLTDSLTAMGITQVDGLMADLGISSPQIDDGSRGFSFMRDGAVDMRMDTSRGQSVAEWLEKVDDETLANVLYDFGEERHSRRIARAIKQMDSYDSTLALAEVIKVAHPNWQRGKHPATQSFQAMRIFINNELGDVDDFLEQSIPILKAGGQLAVISFHSLEDRRIKQFLQRHSKGQYPEDENLPMPPNRPRYFSKPKRVGPSKAETSQNPRARSAWLRMATRTDTDYLPSVEQ